The following are encoded in a window of Candidatus Endomicrobium procryptotermitis genomic DNA:
- a CDS encoding acetate kinase, translated as MKVLVVNCGSSSVKYTLFEMDTEKKIAWGIIECIGLPEAYYKKQTAGSEEQKESVKVTNHMEAVELIIKNLMDKQTGSIKNIDEISVIGHRIVHGGDKFSKSVLVDEEVKKGLKECFSIAPLHTPGHYAGILAVEKMLPGIPSVLVFDTAFHQTIPDYAYMYALPYELYEKEHIRKYGFHGTSHNYVSQRAAAMLGKPIEETKIITCHLGNGSSLAAVEYGKVIDTSMGFTPLQGVVMGSRCGDIDPAVIPYIINIDKEYAAAEDLNILLNKKSGLLGISGLSGDMRTIVKAVAAGNKKAKLAFEMLCYSVKKYISSYFGILNGTDALVFTAGIGENSPSVREHICKNLSALGIEMDIDKNNEPSSSERFVSTENSKVKIMIIPTNEELMIVRESKRVLTND; from the coding sequence ATGAAAGTACTCGTTGTAAATTGTGGTTCGTCTTCTGTGAAATATACTCTGTTTGAAATGGATACGGAAAAAAAGATAGCTTGGGGCATAATAGAATGTATAGGTCTGCCCGAAGCATACTATAAAAAGCAAACGGCTGGAAGTGAAGAACAAAAAGAGTCTGTGAAAGTAACAAACCATATGGAAGCGGTTGAGCTTATTATAAAAAATTTGATGGATAAGCAGACTGGCAGCATAAAGAATATAGATGAAATTTCAGTTATAGGCCACAGGATAGTTCACGGAGGAGACAAATTTTCAAAATCTGTTCTTGTCGATGAAGAAGTAAAAAAAGGTTTGAAAGAATGTTTTTCAATAGCTCCTCTGCACACACCCGGACATTATGCTGGTATTCTGGCCGTTGAAAAAATGCTTCCAGGAATCCCTTCTGTTTTGGTTTTCGATACAGCTTTTCACCAAACAATTCCCGATTATGCGTACATGTATGCCCTGCCTTATGAATTATATGAAAAAGAGCACATAAGGAAATACGGTTTTCATGGGACGTCACATAATTATGTTTCACAAAGAGCTGCCGCAATGCTCGGAAAGCCTATAGAAGAAACTAAAATTATTACCTGCCATCTTGGCAATGGAAGCAGTCTTGCAGCCGTCGAATATGGTAAAGTTATTGATACTTCAATGGGTTTTACTCCGCTACAAGGAGTGGTTATGGGTTCAAGATGTGGTGATATAGATCCAGCCGTTATTCCTTACATTATTAATATAGATAAAGAGTACGCTGCGGCGGAAGACCTTAACATTTTATTGAACAAAAAAAGCGGTCTGCTTGGGATATCAGGGCTTTCTGGAGATATGAGAACTATAGTCAAAGCTGTTGCCGCGGGAAATAAAAAGGCAAAACTTGCTTTTGAAATGCTTTGTTACAGCGTTAAAAAATATATAAGTTCATATTTCGGCATTTTAAACGGTACGGACGCTTTGGTATTTACGGCCGGGATAGGAGAGAATTCTCCTTCTGTAAGGGAACATATCTGCAAAAACCTTTCAGCGCTCGGAATAGAAATGGATATTGATAAAAATAACGAACCTTCAAGCAGTGAAAGGTTTGTTTCAACAGAAAATTCAAAAGTTAAAATTATGATAATACCTACAAACGAAGAATTGATGATAGTGCGCGAGTCAAAAAGGGTATTGACAAACGATTAA
- the plsX gene encoding phosphate acyltransferase PlsX gives MRIALDAMGGDFAPVSTVEGALLAAKESKHKILLIGREKLIAEELLKHQKRFNLTSLDIEIVNATEVIGMDEHPAKSVRQKKDSSLSVCAKLVAAGKADACVSLGNSGAAMAAALFYLKRIEGVLRPAISTTFPTIDGYCIIADAGANVDCKPEHLFQFAIMASLFCEKVFAIENPRVGLVSIGEESTKGNELSLLAFDMLKKTDLNFIGNIEGHDIPKGKADVVICDGFLGNVILKFGEGLAEMILKLVKKGFKKHPIAWASLPFLWTALSDLRKKVDYSESGGAPLLGVDGVCIIGHGSSNGKAVKNAILAGARAAEHDLTNEIKDAVAKYGAKINNVSNG, from the coding sequence ATGAGAATTGCACTTGATGCAATGGGGGGAGACTTTGCGCCGGTTTCTACGGTGGAAGGTGCTCTTCTTGCGGCAAAAGAATCAAAACATAAAATACTGCTTATCGGTCGAGAAAAGTTAATAGCCGAAGAGCTGTTAAAACATCAAAAAAGATTTAATCTGACTTCTCTGGACATTGAAATAGTTAATGCCACAGAAGTTATAGGAATGGATGAACATCCAGCAAAATCCGTAAGGCAAAAGAAAGATTCTTCTTTGTCGGTATGCGCTAAGCTTGTCGCTGCCGGAAAGGCCGATGCCTGTGTTTCTTTAGGAAATTCAGGAGCGGCAATGGCGGCTGCGCTTTTTTATTTAAAAAGAATAGAAGGTGTATTAAGACCTGCCATATCTACTACTTTTCCAACTATCGATGGCTATTGTATAATAGCAGATGCTGGAGCCAATGTAGATTGTAAACCAGAGCATTTGTTTCAGTTTGCTATAATGGCAAGCTTATTTTGCGAAAAAGTTTTTGCGATAGAAAATCCGAGAGTAGGTCTTGTATCAATAGGCGAAGAGTCCACAAAAGGCAATGAACTTTCACTTTTGGCTTTTGATATGCTTAAAAAAACCGATTTAAATTTTATCGGAAATATTGAAGGCCACGACATTCCAAAAGGAAAAGCCGATGTTGTAATATGCGACGGTTTTCTCGGAAACGTAATTTTAAAATTTGGAGAAGGTCTTGCTGAGATGATACTTAAACTTGTTAAAAAAGGGTTTAAAAAGCATCCTATAGCATGGGCTTCTCTTCCTTTTTTATGGACCGCTTTAAGTGATTTGCGCAAAAAAGTCGATTACAGTGAGTCAGGAGGGGCTCCTTTGCTCGGCGTTGACGGAGTATGCATAATCGGACACGGAAGTTCGAATGGGAAAGCCGTAAAAAATGCAATTCTTGCAGGTGCGCGCGCCGCCGAACACGATTTAACGAATGAAATTAAAGATGCGGTTGCAAAATACGGAGCCAAAATAAATAATGTGTCAAACGGTTAA
- the fabF gene encoding beta-ketoacyl-ACP synthase II — protein sequence MKKRIVITGIGVVSPIGADNNEFTEALRNGKSGISAIEHFDTGNFSSKISGYIKDFNPEVFIDKKKAKRMARFTQLGISAAKMAVEDSGIDLSKEDRSRIGVVTGTGMGGLDIIEEEEKILLEKGPRRVSPFLIPMIITNMLPGEIAIQYGFTGTNYAVTSACASANHAMGDALRILRSGDADIVISGGAEGVITPLGLSGFCNMKAVSQRNDEPQKASRPFDKNRDGFVMGEGAGIIVFETLEHALDRGAKIYAEFAGYGASDDAYHITAPDPEGIAAILAMEKAIADADISREEVDYINAHGTSTGLNDKTETAAIKKVFGERAYKIPISSTKSMMGHLLGAAAGVELAATVLSMNAGFIHPTINYETPDPECDLDYVPNTARNRQINCALSNSLGFGGHNAAVIVKKYVK from the coding sequence ATGAAAAAAAGAATAGTGATAACGGGCATAGGAGTAGTTTCTCCTATAGGAGCGGACAATAATGAATTTACCGAAGCTTTGAGAAACGGTAAGTCGGGCATTTCCGCCATCGAACATTTTGACACTGGTAATTTTTCTTCCAAAATCAGCGGTTATATAAAAGATTTTAATCCAGAAGTTTTTATTGACAAGAAAAAAGCCAAAAGAATGGCAAGATTTACTCAGTTGGGCATCTCGGCCGCTAAAATGGCTGTAGAAGATTCTGGGATCGATTTATCGAAAGAAGATAGGTCAAGAATCGGCGTTGTTACTGGTACCGGCATGGGCGGTTTAGATATAATCGAAGAAGAAGAAAAAATTCTTCTAGAGAAAGGACCTAGAAGAGTAAGCCCTTTTCTTATTCCCATGATTATCACAAACATGCTTCCTGGCGAGATTGCGATTCAGTACGGTTTTACTGGCACAAATTATGCGGTTACAAGCGCCTGTGCTTCTGCGAATCATGCTATGGGAGACGCTTTGAGAATACTTCGCAGCGGAGATGCCGACATAGTAATTTCAGGAGGAGCTGAAGGCGTGATAACTCCTTTGGGACTTTCGGGTTTTTGCAATATGAAAGCTGTATCGCAGAGAAATGATGAACCGCAGAAGGCCTCAAGGCCGTTTGACAAAAATCGTGACGGCTTTGTCATGGGCGAAGGTGCGGGAATCATAGTATTTGAAACTCTGGAACACGCTTTGGACAGGGGTGCGAAAATATATGCGGAATTTGCTGGATACGGAGCGTCGGACGACGCATATCATATAACGGCTCCCGATCCTGAAGGCATAGCGGCGATTCTTGCTATGGAAAAAGCGATTGCCGATGCTGATATTTCGAGAGAAGAAGTCGACTATATCAACGCACACGGCACGTCAACAGGATTAAACGATAAAACAGAAACTGCGGCGATAAAAAAGGTTTTCGGAGAAAGAGCGTATAAAATACCCATTTCATCGACAAAATCGATGATGGGACATCTCTTGGGCGCGGCAGCAGGTGTAGAACTTGCGGCGACCGTTCTTTCGATGAATGCTGGATTTATTCATCCTACTATTAATTACGAAACGCCAGATCCAGAATGCGATTTGGATTATGTTCCCAATACAGCCAGAAACCGACAGATAAACTGTGCTCTTTCAAATTCATTGGGTTTCGGCGGACATAATGCTGCGGTAATAGTAAAAAAATATGTCAAATAA
- the fabG gene encoding 3-oxoacyl-[acyl-carrier-protein] reductase: MRLKGKTAVITGSAQGIGRAIAEIFAQEGANLVISDINAEMSQKAADEIKEKFSTEVISVVGNVAKLEECENLVKSSLDKFLKIDILVNNAGITKDNLVLRMTEAEWDAVIAVNLKGIFNCIKAVARPMLKQRQGRIINIASVVGQMGNAGQINYSAAKGGVIAMTKTCAKEFASRNILVNAIAPGFIRTAMTDKLTEEQRKAMADAIPLARLGEVSDIAKGALFFASDDSSYITGHILSVNGGMYM; encoded by the coding sequence ATGAGACTTAAAGGTAAAACGGCGGTCATAACGGGTTCCGCCCAAGGGATAGGAAGAGCGATAGCGGAAATTTTTGCGCAGGAAGGCGCGAATCTGGTAATATCCGATATTAATGCCGAAATGTCGCAAAAGGCGGCCGATGAAATAAAAGAAAAATTCTCAACGGAGGTAATATCTGTCGTTGGAAATGTGGCAAAGCTTGAAGAGTGTGAAAATCTTGTTAAAAGCTCGCTTGACAAATTTTTGAAAATAGATATACTAGTGAACAATGCAGGAATAACCAAAGATAATCTCGTCTTAAGAATGACGGAAGCGGAATGGGATGCAGTTATCGCGGTTAACTTAAAAGGCATTTTCAACTGTATTAAAGCGGTGGCAAGGCCAATGCTGAAACAAAGACAGGGAAGAATAATAAACATAGCTTCGGTAGTTGGGCAGATGGGAAATGCGGGGCAGATAAATTATTCTGCTGCCAAAGGTGGCGTAATAGCGATGACCAAAACCTGCGCTAAAGAGTTTGCTTCAAGAAATATTCTTGTAAATGCGATAGCGCCAGGGTTTATCCGCACCGCAATGACAGATAAACTGACCGAAGAGCAGAGAAAAGCGATGGCAGATGCCATACCACTGGCAAGGCTTGGAGAAGTTTCCGATATAGCAAAAGGTGCTTTATTTTTTGCAAGTGACGATTCGTCATACATAACGGGTCACATTCTTTCGGTAAACGGCGGAATGTACATGTAA
- a CDS encoding acyl carrier protein, with amino-acid sequence MADTEARVKEIIVEQLGVDPAEVVTGASFVNDLGADSLDTVELVMAFEEEFGIEIPDEEAEKIQTVGNAVEYIKVHAAK; translated from the coding sequence ATGGCAGATACGGAAGCTAGAGTAAAAGAAATTATCGTTGAGCAGTTGGGCGTCGATCCTGCAGAGGTGGTAACAGGTGCCTCATTCGTCAATGATTTAGGAGCGGATTCGCTGGATACGGTTGAACTCGTAATGGCTTTTGAAGAAGAGTTTGGTATAGAAATCCCGGATGAAGAAGCCGAAAAAATTCAGACTGTAGGCAATGCTGTCGAATATATTAAAGTTCACGCGGCAAAATAA
- a CDS encoding restriction endonuclease subunit S, whose amino-acid sequence MLDNEKFRIDNEFFKKEYINAYKFVKKMKHSTIRDIIACLTDFHANGSYEIIAQNFKLLDEPDYAYMVRSTDLETQNYETGVKYISENAYNFLSKSKIYGGELLINKIGIPGKSYLMPKLNKPVSLGMNLFLLKLKPNCGVNEYYLWAFLNSRIGSNIIKRKINGTMPLSIDKEAIKSLYIPIINIDIQNRIRSLIMESQKIFNDSKSLYRQAEELLLEAIGLKDFQPTNKNKSIKTFKESFLTTGRLDAEYYQPKYEEIISKVKQQEYDLLSNLVSIKKSIEPGSEAYSDEGLPFLRVSDYNKFGISEPEKKLSDNFYNANRTLINSLKPKKETILFSKDGSAGTAYLLYEDANFITSGAILHLNIKDKKVLPEYLTLTLNSKVVQQQAEHDAGGSIILHWRVDEIKKVVIPIIDIKIQRKIAELIEKSFKLRTESERLLKEAKEAVEKEITNC is encoded by the coding sequence TTGTTGGATAACGAAAAATTTAGAATAGACAATGAATTTTTCAAGAAAGAATATATTAATGCATATAAGTTCGTCAAAAAGATGAAACATTCTACTATTAGAGATATTATTGCTTGTTTGACAGATTTTCATGCTAATGGCAGTTATGAGATAATTGCCCAAAACTTCAAGCTGCTTGATGAGCCTGACTATGCTTATATGGTAAGAAGTACTGATTTGGAAACGCAAAATTACGAAACAGGGGTTAAATATATTTCTGAGAATGCCTACAATTTTTTATCTAAAAGCAAAATTTACGGAGGAGAATTACTAATTAATAAAATAGGAATACCCGGAAAATCTTACTTAATGCCAAAACTTAATAAGCCAGTGTCATTAGGAATGAATTTATTTTTATTAAAACTTAAACCTAATTGCGGGGTAAACGAATACTATTTATGGGCATTTTTAAATTCAAGGATAGGGTCAAATATAATTAAACGAAAAATAAATGGAACAATGCCGTTAAGTATTGATAAAGAAGCTATAAAATCTTTATATATTCCAATAATCAATATTGATATTCAAAATAGAATTCGTTCTCTTATAATGGAGTCACAAAAAATATTTAATGACTCAAAGTCGCTTTACCGTCAAGCAGAAGAATTGCTATTAGAAGCGATAGGATTAAAAGATTTTCAACCTACAAATAAAAACAAGTCGATAAAAACATTCAAAGAATCGTTTTTAACAACAGGGCGGCTAGACGCCGAATACTACCAGCCAAAGTATGAGGAAATAATATCAAAAGTTAAACAACAGGAATATGATTTGTTAAGTAATTTAGTATCAATTAAAAAGTCAATAGAACCGGGGTCGGAGGCATACAGCGATGAAGGATTGCCGTTTTTACGCGTTTCTGATTATAACAAATTTGGGATTTCAGAGCCTGAAAAAAAGCTATCCGATAACTTTTACAATGCCAATAGAACATTGATAAACAGCCTTAAACCCAAAAAAGAAACAATACTGTTTTCCAAAGACGGCAGCGCAGGCACGGCATATCTTCTATATGAAGATGCCAATTTTATTACTTCGGGAGCTATTTTGCATTTAAACATCAAAGACAAGAAAGTTTTACCTGAATACCTAACTTTGACATTAAACTCTAAAGTAGTACAACAACAAGCCGAACACGACGCAGGTGGTTCGATTATTTTGCATTGGCGAGTAGATGAGATTAAAAAAGTCGTCATTCCTATCATTGACATAAAGATTCAACGTAAAATTGCTGAATTAATAGAAAAGAGCTTTAAACTGCGCACAGAAAGCGAACGTTTACTAAAAGAAGCAAAAGAAGCAGTAGAAAAAGAAATAACAAACTGTTAA
- the rpmF gene encoding 50S ribosomal protein L32, translating into MPNPKRKHTPHRRDCRRSANSKLDVPNSSKCPNCGAAKMPHKVCPSCGFYNGKLIIPKKVKKSAAQTQEQGASK; encoded by the coding sequence ATGCCAAATCCAAAAAGAAAACACACCCCTCACCGCAGAGATTGCAGAAGATCGGCGAACTCTAAATTGGACGTGCCTAATTCAAGCAAATGCCCTAACTGTGGAGCTGCTAAAATGCCTCATAAAGTTTGTCCCAGCTGCGGTTTTTACAACGGGAAACTTATAATTCCTAAAAAAGTTAAAAAATCAGCCGCACAAACACAGGAACAAGGGGCTTCAAAATAA
- a CDS encoding ketoacyl-ACP synthase III, whose translation MGVKISGTGSYFPKKVLTNSDIEKMVETSDEWITTRTGIKERRIAEASEATSVLAYYASLEALKAAGMDAGEIDLILVATITPDMFFPSTACMLQAKLAIKNVPAFDLLAACSGFIYGLSVAKGYIESGAYKNILLVGSETLSKITDWTDRNTCVLFGDGSGAMILSASEENDDILSFYLGADGSYADLLFLPGGGSIHPATIDTVNKKLHTMKMLGKEVFKVAVPKMVLAAQKALELADKRPDDIKLFIPHQANMRIIEAVAKKLNVSMERVFVNIHKTGNISSATTITALDEAIKMGKLAKGDLVELVAFGGGFTWGSAIIRI comes from the coding sequence ATAGGCGTAAAAATTTCAGGTACAGGTTCATATTTTCCGAAAAAAGTTCTCACTAATTCCGATATTGAAAAAATGGTTGAAACTTCGGACGAATGGATCACTACAAGGACGGGAATCAAAGAAAGGCGTATAGCTGAAGCAAGTGAAGCTACGTCAGTTCTTGCTTATTATGCTTCTCTCGAAGCACTGAAAGCCGCTGGCATGGACGCTGGAGAGATAGATTTGATTTTAGTAGCTACGATTACTCCAGATATGTTTTTTCCTTCGACTGCATGCATGCTTCAAGCAAAACTCGCAATAAAAAATGTTCCTGCATTCGATTTATTAGCGGCCTGCAGCGGATTTATATACGGTTTGTCCGTTGCCAAAGGCTATATAGAATCTGGTGCATACAAAAATATTCTTCTTGTCGGTTCGGAAACGCTTTCAAAAATTACCGATTGGACGGACAGGAATACATGCGTTTTGTTCGGCGATGGTTCTGGAGCCATGATTTTGAGTGCATCGGAAGAAAATGATGACATACTTTCTTTTTATCTTGGAGCGGACGGTTCTTATGCCGATCTTCTTTTTTTGCCGGGCGGCGGTTCGATTCATCCTGCAACTATAGATACTGTAAACAAAAAACTTCATACGATGAAAATGCTCGGAAAAGAAGTTTTTAAAGTTGCTGTTCCGAAAATGGTTTTAGCTGCACAAAAAGCTTTAGAACTTGCTGATAAAAGGCCGGACGATATAAAATTATTTATACCTCATCAGGCAAATATGAGAATTATCGAAGCTGTGGCAAAAAAGCTTAATGTTTCTATGGAAAGAGTTTTTGTAAATATTCATAAAACCGGAAATATTTCTTCGGCAACTACAATAACGGCGCTTGATGAAGCCATAAAAATGGGAAAACTTGCAAAAGGTGATTTGGTTGAACTTGTAGCTTTCGGCGGCGGTTTTACATGGGGTTCCGCCATTATACGCATATAA
- the fabD gene encoding ACP S-malonyltransferase has translation MSKIALMFPGQGSQYVGMGKEFYDKYPKAKEIIDQSGDELKKIIFEGTEDTLKITKYTQPAIFVVSMATFEVLKESLDFSKHEFVAAGHSLGEYSALCAAGFFSFKDGLAMVRARGEYIQKASESNPGTMAAVMGMEKAVVEDICKKASSEGVCEAVNFNSPGQIVIAGTFAAINKAVELASAAGALKSVILNVSGPFHSSLMSSAADMMSEELQKYNYTVPSFGVYTNCDAILTKDSVTVQEKLVKQIKSAVKWDESIQNIINAGFDKFIEVGPGRVLTGLLRRIDRTKKALNIENGVSLEKTVEELNK, from the coding sequence ATGTCAAAGATAGCATTGATGTTTCCTGGTCAGGGTTCTCAATATGTGGGAATGGGAAAAGAGTTTTATGACAAATATCCGAAGGCCAAAGAAATTATTGACCAATCCGGAGATGAACTTAAAAAAATCATTTTTGAAGGCACTGAGGATACTTTAAAGATAACAAAATATACGCAGCCGGCAATTTTTGTCGTAAGTATGGCAACTTTTGAAGTTCTTAAGGAAAGTTTGGATTTTTCCAAACATGAATTTGTCGCGGCGGGACATTCTCTGGGCGAATATTCGGCTCTTTGCGCTGCTGGTTTTTTTAGTTTTAAAGATGGTTTGGCAATGGTCAGGGCAAGAGGAGAATACATTCAAAAAGCTTCCGAATCTAATCCCGGAACGATGGCGGCAGTTATGGGCATGGAAAAAGCTGTAGTTGAAGACATATGCAAAAAAGCTTCAAGCGAAGGGGTTTGTGAAGCAGTTAATTTCAATTCACCGGGACAAATAGTCATAGCTGGAACGTTTGCGGCGATAAATAAAGCCGTTGAACTTGCTTCGGCTGCAGGAGCGTTAAAAAGCGTTATTCTAAACGTCTCGGGACCTTTCCATTCATCGCTGATGTCTTCTGCGGCAGATATGATGAGCGAAGAACTTCAAAAATACAATTATACTGTTCCTTCTTTTGGCGTTTATACAAATTGCGATGCTATTTTGACAAAAGATTCCGTAACTGTTCAAGAAAAACTTGTAAAGCAGATAAAAAGTGCGGTTAAATGGGATGAAAGCATTCAAAATATTATAAATGCAGGATTTGATAAGTTTATAGAAGTCGGTCCAGGAAGAGTTTTGACAGGTCTTTTAAGAAGAATCGATAGAACAAAAAAAGCTTTAAATATTGAAAACGGTGTTTCGCTTGAAAAAACTGTAGAGGAGTTAAACAAATGA
- a CDS encoding N-6 DNA methylase, which translates to VILVNSVTAKNSGGKKQRKVSRDILFIERNLNFLKSGGRMAIVLPQGRFNNSSDKYIREYIAERCRILAVVGLHANTFRPHTGTKTSVLFVQKWDDKKCPKVEDYPIFFGTMREAGKDNGGEKIYESFRDEHGHLIVKHDLFNHEGLTKEGIAEAFIEFGKKEKLSFF; encoded by the coding sequence GGTAATACTGGTCAATAGTGTGACAGCCAAAAACAGCGGAGGGAAAAAGCAAAGAAAGGTAAGCAGGGATATACTATTTATAGAGAGGAATTTAAATTTTTTAAAATCAGGAGGTCGAATGGCGATAGTGTTGCCGCAAGGTAGATTTAACAATTCAAGTGATAAGTATATAAGAGAATATATAGCGGAGAGGTGTAGGATATTGGCGGTAGTGGGGTTGCATGCAAATACGTTTAGGCCGCACACAGGTACAAAGACGAGTGTATTATTTGTGCAGAAATGGGATGATAAGAAATGCCCAAAGGTAGAAGATTATCCGATATTTTTTGGAACGATGAGGGAAGCCGGGAAAGACAATGGAGGGGAGAAGATATATGAGAGTTTTAGGGACGAACATGGGCATTTGATAGTAAAGCACGATTTATTTAACCATGAAGGGTTGACAAAAGAGGGTATAGCGGAAGCGTTTATAGAGTTTGGGAAGAAGGAAAAGTTAAGTTTTTTTTAA
- a CDS encoding YceD family protein, whose protein sequence is MKQLIFNTSDFIKSEVVERRIGKFEGDIGYSSNIVVDLKVIKISDDKVYASGAVEGYIEMECARCLSIYRHPVELYIETDMDFLNGEVDMGEEIRQRLILEIPSKPLCDQECLGICPQCGKHNKETDRCTCQSRQNEDFIKYRWESLFNKNKKVSK, encoded by the coding sequence ATGAAGCAGCTAATTTTTAATACTTCGGATTTTATAAAATCTGAAGTAGTTGAGAGAAGAATAGGTAAATTTGAAGGCGATATAGGTTATTCTTCAAATATTGTGGTTGATCTCAAAGTAATCAAAATATCTGATGATAAAGTGTATGCCAGCGGTGCAGTTGAAGGCTATATTGAAATGGAATGCGCCCGCTGTCTTTCTATTTATCGACACCCCGTAGAATTGTATATAGAAACCGATATGGATTTTCTAAACGGCGAAGTCGATATGGGGGAAGAAATACGGCAGAGACTTATTCTTGAAATACCATCAAAACCTTTATGTGATCAGGAATGTCTTGGCATCTGTCCACAATGCGGCAAACATAATAAAGAAACGGACAGATGCACTTGTCAGAGCAGACAAAACGAAGATTTTATAAAGTACAGATGGGAAAGCTTGTTCAATAAAAATAAAAAAGTGAGCAAATAA
- a CDS encoding isocitrate/isopropylmalate dehydrogenase family protein: protein MLHKITLIPGDGTGPEITEVAIKVVEATGVKIDWEIAHAGIDIMEKEGTPLPQSTLDSIAKNKIALKGPITTPIGTGFRSVNVAIRKELDLYSCLRPCKTYFGVKSKYDNIDLVVVRENTEDLYAGVEYPEDSPEVKKIIEISKNKIREHSAISIKPLSEFGSERIVRFAFDYAVKHNRRKVTAVAKANIMKCTDGLFFRTAQKVAKEYKGKIEYEERLIDNMCMQLVQKPELYDVIALPNLYGDILSDLCAGLVGGLGVAPGANFGKDIAVFEAVHGSAPKYKGQNKVNPTAVILSAKLMLEHIGETGAAFRLEKAVAAVIEEKKCVTYDLGGTAGTKEMGQAIIKKLK, encoded by the coding sequence ATGTTGCACAAAATTACGTTGATACCGGGTGATGGCACTGGACCAGAAATTACCGAAGTTGCCATAAAAGTAGTTGAAGCTACGGGAGTCAAAATCGATTGGGAAATAGCTCACGCGGGCATTGATATAATGGAAAAAGAAGGCACTCCGCTTCCGCAAAGCACTTTGGATTCCATAGCGAAAAATAAAATCGCATTAAAGGGTCCTATTACTACGCCTATCGGTACGGGTTTTCGTTCTGTAAATGTCGCTATAAGAAAAGAACTTGACCTTTACTCATGTCTCAGACCGTGCAAAACTTATTTTGGTGTAAAATCAAAATATGACAATATAGATTTGGTAGTTGTAAGAGAAAACACAGAAGATTTGTATGCGGGCGTAGAATATCCCGAAGATTCCCCAGAAGTAAAAAAAATAATAGAAATATCAAAAAATAAAATAAGGGAACATTCGGCTATCTCAATAAAACCCCTTTCAGAATTTGGTTCTGAGAGAATCGTAAGATTCGCTTTTGATTATGCTGTAAAGCATAATCGAAGAAAGGTAACCGCAGTGGCAAAAGCGAATATTATGAAATGCACTGACGGTCTTTTTTTCAGAACGGCTCAAAAGGTGGCAAAAGAGTATAAAGGTAAAATAGAGTATGAAGAAAGGCTTATAGATAATATGTGCATGCAGCTTGTGCAAAAACCGGAACTCTATGACGTTATAGCGCTGCCTAATCTTTACGGAGACATTTTGTCCGACCTTTGTGCTGGACTTGTAGGTGGTTTGGGGGTTGCACCGGGAGCCAATTTTGGCAAAGATATAGCTGTTTTTGAAGCAGTGCACGGTTCTGCCCCGAAATATAAAGGACAAAATAAAGTAAATCCTACTGCTGTTATCTTGTCCGCAAAACTTATGCTTGAACATATTGGTGAAACCGGAGCAGCTTTCAGGCTTGAAAAAGCTGTTGCCGCCGTTATTGAAGAAAAAAAGTGCGTAACTTATGATTTAGGCGGAACTGCAGGGACAAAAGAGATGGGACAGGCAATAATAAAAAAATTAAAATAA